Proteins encoded by one window of Carassius auratus strain Wakin chromosome 24, ASM336829v1, whole genome shotgun sequence:
- the LOC113042699 gene encoding LOW QUALITY PROTEIN: putative ferric-chelate reductase 1 (The sequence of the model RefSeq protein was modified relative to this genomic sequence to represent the inferred CDS: deleted 2 bases in 2 codons), protein LLLLSVCSETVICYSDGKVEAACGDMTPQHGHDPRTKKPPFNLTADKSQFSPGDEIKVTLSMVPSYEGKKYFKGFLIEARDAVNLDEKVGSFKLINPGISQLLTCDSKEGSAVSHTDKSHKTEVQVIWEAPSDSPSSVQFLVTVVQGFKEYWVKSPGPVVSQNGFTPPPQTSFGWSIGAQSTQTTTSSILSRSFTSEGCGSEKSCLRDPEGCDPQNDIACHFLSFRALESSVMFELSGPAEGYVSFALSEDKWMGKDDVYLCIRDTDRVEIKAAYVSGRTHPEYSSQNVLKDTAWRLSDGVIQCSFRRDIVLPPENLNRFSLDQMYYLFMAHGRAEDGQTHRHDRQPLISTYQRVLTGPPEDLTGSRSPLLMKYHGAFMLIAWTSTVSAGVIMARYFKSDWPERNILGQKVWFQLHRMLMALTVLLTLGGFVLPFMYRGGWSKRAGIHPYLGCVVMALAVIQPVMALFRPAPDASRRYIFNWMHFGTGTAAQVVAVVTIFLGIHQQALFLPAPWSTGVLAAIVVWFVLADLVLDVHRRGYFSIGKYLKNVKIYTEHINSDDMEMVFVPDENETSSAESCFKNIVLAIYLCGNLGLLNVLLWTISAL, encoded by the exons ttgcTGCTGCTCTCAGTGTGTTCAGAGACCGTCATTTGCTACAGTGATGGAAAAGTTGAAGCGGCTTGTGGGGACATGACACCCCAACATGGTCATGATCCCAGAACCAAAAAA CCTCCATTTAACCTTACAGCAGACAAATCCCAATTCAGCCCTGGAGATGAAATCAAAG TGACATTATCAATGGTGCCTTCTTACGAGGGAAAGAAATACTTCAAAGGATTTCTCATAGAAGCAAGAGATGCTGTCAATCTCGATGAAAAAGTCGGATCGTTTAAGTTAATCAATCCTGGAATATCCCAGCTTCTTACGTGCGACAGTAAAGAG GGCTCTGCTGTGAGTCACACCGATAAATCCCATAAGACCGAGGTCCAGGTGATCTGGGAAGCACCATCTGACTCTCCTTCCAGTGTGCAGTTTCT GGTAACTGTTGTCCAAGGCTTTAAAGAATACTGGGTGAAGAGTCCAGGTCCCGTGGTGTCCCAAAATGGTTTCACTCCTCCACCACAAACCAGCTTTGGGTGG TCCATTGGTGCCCAAAGCACCCAAACCACAACTTCCTCAATACTATCACGTTCG ttcacttcTGAGGGCTGTGGAAGCGAGAAGTCCTGTTTGAGAGATCCAGAGGGCTGTGACCCACAAAACGACATTGCGTGTCACTTCCTGTCTTTTAGGGCATTGGAAAGTAGTGTGATGTTTGAGCTCAGTGGACCTGCGGAGGGTTACGTGTCCTTTGCCTTATCAGAGGACAAATGGATG GGGAAAGATGACGTCTACTTGTGTATTAGAGACACCGACCGAGTTGAAATCAAGGCTGCATATGTTTCTGGACGGACTCACCCAGAATACTCTTCACAG AACGTTCTGAAAGACACAGCGTGGAGGCTGTCAGATGGAGTGATTCAGTGTAGCTTCCGCAGGGACATAGTCCTCCCACCTGAGAATCTGAACCGGTTCAGTCTGGACCAGATGTACTACCTCTTCATGGCTCATGGTCGAGCTGAAGATG GGCAAACTCATCGACATGACCGCCAGCCTCTGATTTCAACCTATCAGAGAGTTTTAACGGGACCTCCTGAGGATCTAACTGGTTCTCGATCACCCCTGCTCATGAAATATCATG GGGCTTTCATGCTGATCGCCTGGACATCGACAGTCAGTGCTGGTGTCATCATGGCACGATACTTCAAATCAGATTGGCCCGAAAGGAATATTTTGGGCCAAAAGGTCTGGTTTCAG TTACATCGAATGCTAATGGCCCTCACAGTTCTACTCACCTTGGGCGGCTTTGTTTTGCCTTTTATGTACAGGGGAGGCTGGAgcaag CGGGCAGGAATACACCCCTATTTGGGCTGTGTTGTCATGGCACTTGCTGTCATCCAACCTGTCATGGCACTTTTCAGACCTGCACCAGATGCCTCAAG GAGATATATCTTCAACTGGATGCATTTTGGAACAGGAACAGCAGCTCAAGTTGTGGCTG TTGTCACCATCTTCCTCGGGATCCATCAGCAAGCTCTGTTCCTGCCTGCTCCGTGGTCCACAGGGGTCCTGGCAGCCATTGTGGTGTGGTTTGTACTGGCAGATTTGGTTCTGGATGTCCATCGAAGGGGATATTTCTCTATAG gtaaatatttaaaaaatgtcaaaatctaCACTGAACATATTAATTCTGATGACATGGAGATGGTGTTTGTTCCTGATGAGAATGAGACTTCTAGTGCG gaatcttgttttaaaaacatagtGCTGGCTATTTATCTTTGTGGAAATCTGGGATTACTAAATGTTCTCCTTTGGACCATCAGTGCATTATGA
- the palmdb gene encoding uncharacterized protein palmdb isoform X2 has translation METSENSSTANIIDCEMEVLETQIPESKDTGNKDEQVCYDADILESISTKVVADILAGLPPTETKADDLEDVYSAKEALVLEDTQEELYRNESITSSISDTPSSAESVYEIDVTHKRQDSLRQEPMENIAPQPDDVDDGEMLDQLGIDSQEAIVESFGCEDPEETILEHYIREEVLSDVSTESCHDPDELEECLQVEIAAASSDSETDEKWRNIFSSSINREDDDSYIDSLELSAQELFIQKPTVGNTEDISKETEELEIPVEEEVLEQPENEPVQQPQDISYNASTLCHVLSKISEDDEELTRATHKSNSFDSVKSDSSKKVPKDYCVIQEMKSENVSTEHVDFKVARQQWLEIEEQTKNLTHHPSTPTTRSGTCQGSHSFMYTPVRNIERPKRDLDNLSLVEDYAHTQFSPCSEDSGLDDSSYRSPFDDPETPIEKEIRLTLEREENLKRQRGMSKSYSSDCVQIRARSVNLNPGKLCQEIDEKRKLLEDQDDDGVISKYLNNQTPSFIITSSPTKSAQKQDMAANNVIILEPEPFPPSPRHGKMVSSKSADWRSEDTPNVIILETSNLIVRSASEFNLNSASEETQEKMFLNNPFCKLRSRSTISLVDEEIKMVKQREEELKRQRASVYSKDHFLMSPNRLDCSSFTDDVPIKCKSSPSSPMKTCRMDRSALSCDHRFPEPYTGGRRKSAMALRWEAGEFVNNE, from the exons ATGGAGACAAGTGAAAACTCCAGCACAGCTAACATAATTGATTGTGAAATGGAAGTCCTGGAGACTCAGATACCTGAGAGCAAGGACACAGGAAACAAAGATGAACAAGTCTGTTATGATGCTGACATTTTAGAGTCCATTAGTACAAAAGTTGTGGCTGACATTTTAGCAGGGCTACCTCCTACGGAGACCAAGGCTGATGATCTGGAAGATGTTTACAGTGCGAAAGAGGCGCTTGTCTTGGAGGATACCCAAGAGGAACTTTATCGCAACGAGTCAATTACCTCTTCAATATCTGACACTCCGTCAAGTGCTGAGAGCGTGTATGAGATTGATGTCACGCATAAGAGACAAGATTCACTAAGACAGGAACCAATGGAGAACATAGCACCCCAACCAGATGATGTTGACGATGGAGAAATGTTAGACCAATTGGGTATTGACTCACAGGAAGCCATTGTAGAAAGTTTTGGATGCGAAGATCCAGAAGAAACCATCCTTGAGCACTACATCCGAGAGGAAGTTCTGTCAGACGTCTCCACAGAGTCTTGCCATGACCCAGATGAGCTAGAAGAGTGTCTTCAGGTCGAAATAGCTGCGGCGTCATCAGACAGCGAAACCGatgagaaatggaggaacatctTCTCTTCCTCCATAAATAGGGAAGATGATGATTCCTACATTGACAGTCTTGAGCTAAGTGCACAAGAACTCTTTATTCAAAAACCTACAGTTGGGAATACTGAGGACATTTCAAAGGAAACTGAAGAGCTGGAGATTCCGGTGGAAGAAGAAGTTCTAGAACAACCCGAAAATGAGCCAGTTCAGCAACCCCAAGATATATCTTACAATGCTTCTACCCTGTGCCATGTCTTGTCCAAGATTTCCGAAGATGACGAGGAGCTCACAAGAGCAACCCACAAGAGCAATTCATTTGATTCCGTCAAATCCGATTCCAGCAAAAAGGTGCCGAAAGATTATTGTGTGATTCAGGAAATGAAAAGCGAGAACGTCAGCACAGAACACGTGGATTTCAAAGTTGCTCGCCAGCAGTGGCTAGAGATCGAAGAGCAAACGAAAAACTTGACACACCACCCAAGCACACCAACAACCCGATCCGGCACCTGCCAAGGTAGTCACAGTTTCATGTATACACCTGTCCGCAACATCGAAAGGCCAAAGAGGGATCTTGATAACTTGTCGCTTGTAGAGGATTACGCACACACCCAGTTCAGCCCTTGCTCTGAGGATTCAGGCCTGGACGACTCTAGTTACAGATCACCATTTGATGATCCAGAGACTCCAATTGAGAAAGAGATTCGCTTAACCTTGGAGCGCGAGGAGAACCTAAAGCGTCAGAGGGGAATGTCAAAATCATACTCCAGTGACTGTGTGCAGATAAGGGCGAGATCAGTCAACTTGAACCCTGGAAAACTATGCCAAGAAATCGATGAGAAAAGGAAGCTGTTAGAAGACCAGGATGATGATGGAGTTATATCCAAATATCTCAACAACCAGACGCCTTCTTTCATCATTACCTCCTCACCAACCAAGAGCGCACAAAAACAAGACATGGCTGCCAATAATGTTATCATCCTCGAGCCTGAGCCTTTCCCTCCAAGTCCAAGGCATGGAAAAATGGTGTCCTCTAAATCTGCTGACTGGAGATCTGAAGATACCCCTAATGTCATCATTTTGGAAACATCGAACCTCATCGTTCGAAGTGCATCTGAGTTCAACTTGAATTCTGCCTCTGAGGAAACCCAAGAGAAGATGTTCCTTAACAACCCATTTTGTAAGCTGCGGTCCAGGAGTACGATATCTCTAGTTGACGAGGAGATTAAGATGGTGAAGCAGCGAGAAGAGGAACTCAAGCGTCAAAGAGCCAGTGTTTACTCGAAGGATCACTTCCTGATGTCTCCAAACCGTTTGGACTGCTCATCGTTTACAG ATGATGTGCCAATTAAATGTAAATCATCCCCATCATCTCCAATGAAAACATGCAGAATGGATCGTTCAGCTTTGTCATGTGATCATCGA TTTCCTGAACCCTATACTGGAGGCCGACGTAAAAGTGCCATGGCTCTGCGCTGGGAGGCAGGGGAGTTTGTGAACAATGAGTAG